A single region of the Nicotiana sylvestris chromosome 6, ASM39365v2, whole genome shotgun sequence genome encodes:
- the LOC138871702 gene encoding uncharacterized protein — MGSLAFILVGKKPLALEILALANQFVRLDVSKPSRILDCTVARSSLFERIREWQYDDLHLLILRNTVWNSDAKQATVGDDGVLSMHGRVCMPNVDGLRELILEKAYSSRYSIHPGAAKMYQVLQQHYWCRRIKKDIVAYVTRYLNCQQVKYEHQRSSGLLQKLRTFLGSVLATCGVFYNNS, encoded by the exons atgggtagccttgcgttCATTCTAGTCGGTAAGAAACCGCTTGCATTAGAGATTctggccttggccaatcagtttgtgaggttggatgtttctaagcccagtcGTATTCTAGATTgtacagtcgctcggtcttccttgtttgagcgcattagggagtggcagtatgatgacctTCATCTGCTTATCCTTAGGAACACAGTGTGGAACAGTGATGCCAAGCAGGCTactgttggagatgatggagttttgagtaTGCATGGTCGTGTTTgcatgcctaatgtggatggacttcgtgagttgattcttgagaaggcCTACAGTTccaggtattctattcatccgggtgccgctaagatgtatcaggtcttgcaacagcattattggtgtaggaggataaagaaggacattgttgcatatgtaacTCGGTATcttaattgtcagcaagtaaagtatgagcatcagagatctagtggtttgcttcagaa ACTTCGTAcattcttgggatcagttcttgccacttgcggagttttcTACAATAATAGCTAA